A window of the Streptomyces sp. NBC_00250 genome harbors these coding sequences:
- a CDS encoding acyl-CoA dehydrogenase family protein: MPFTLEPSYDDDPRLQDLVVRLRAYLADELIPYEREHGITAETKLDRTTLEHVWKRSAELGFYGISLPPELGGQGLSFYELCALKEELTASGAALSHSVLGDMGGPLRVGAIVKYATEEQRERYLMPVVRGERACCFSITEEDAGSDVRRMTTTATPHGDTYVLNGKKVFSSAAPFADFAIVVARMAGTEESYSAFLVDLDTPGCHVLDGEVPMSGQQMEGDLVFDDCRIPAANLLGEIGQGLRIGIGRITLNRLLHCPSLIGAARRAWDLSVEYAMNRVVFGQPLLAHQAIHHKIAEMATEIYAARAMVMTTAAKADRGDNVSVEANMCKLFTSEATFRVADQAVQIHGKAGLTRGHEVEQIFRSLRMFRIVTGTTEIHKNAIAKGLF, translated from the coding sequence ATGCCCTTCACCCTCGAACCCTCCTACGACGACGACCCGCGCCTCCAGGACCTCGTCGTACGCCTCCGCGCCTACCTGGCCGACGAGCTCATCCCGTACGAGCGCGAACACGGCATCACCGCGGAGACCAAGCTCGACCGCACCACCCTCGAACACGTCTGGAAGCGCAGCGCGGAACTCGGCTTCTACGGCATCAGCCTGCCCCCCGAGCTCGGCGGCCAGGGTCTGAGCTTCTACGAACTGTGCGCACTCAAGGAGGAGTTGACCGCCTCCGGCGCCGCTCTCTCCCACTCGGTGCTCGGCGACATGGGCGGCCCGCTGCGTGTCGGCGCGATCGTGAAGTACGCCACCGAGGAACAGCGGGAGCGCTATCTGATGCCCGTCGTCCGGGGCGAGCGGGCGTGCTGCTTCTCCATCACGGAGGAGGACGCGGGCTCCGACGTACGCCGCATGACGACCACCGCCACCCCGCACGGGGACACCTATGTCCTCAACGGCAAGAAGGTGTTCAGCTCCGCCGCACCCTTCGCGGACTTCGCGATCGTCGTCGCCCGCATGGCCGGCACCGAGGAGTCGTACAGCGCGTTCCTCGTCGACCTGGACACCCCCGGCTGTCACGTCCTCGACGGCGAAGTCCCCATGTCCGGCCAGCAGATGGAGGGCGACCTCGTCTTCGACGACTGCCGGATCCCCGCCGCGAACCTCCTCGGGGAGATCGGCCAGGGCCTGCGCATCGGCATCGGCCGCATCACCCTCAACCGCCTCCTGCACTGCCCGTCCCTCATCGGCGCCGCCCGCCGGGCCTGGGACCTTTCGGTGGAGTACGCGATGAACCGCGTCGTCTTCGGCCAGCCGCTCCTCGCCCATCAGGCCATCCACCACAAGATCGCCGAGATGGCCACCGAGATCTACGCCGCCCGCGCGATGGTGATGACCACCGCCGCGAAGGCCGACCGCGGCGACAACGTCTCCGTCGAGGCCAACATGTGCAAGCTCTTCACCTCCGAGGCGACCTTCCGGGTCGCCGACCAGGCCGTCCAGATCCACGGCAAGGCCGGCCTGACCCGCGGCCACGAGGTGGAGCAGATCTTCCGCAGCCTGCGGATGTTCCGGATCGTCACCGGAACCACCGAGATCCACAAGAACGCCATCGCCAAGGGCCTTTTCTGA
- a CDS encoding serine hydrolase domain-containing protein has protein sequence MTGIPSLADLVWARGYTDPSWARRHTTSGRELVPSRRVWRGSGGASTLPAAPAGALDGLAFTGPQGQDVTLTDLLARAETDALLVMHRGLLVHEEYLHGYEPHVPHFNASAAKSYLGLVAAVLAHEGQLDRGTQVAKIVPELAGTAFGDAQVDHLLHMGTQMSYAGRPYDKALEAQRYFAVLAPQLRPYGYTGPATIREHLATARATAEPGIDFRYENGNVEALAEVLRRVTGTTTSSLLSEMIWSRIGAEEDAYYLLDSEGAEAACGGFSATARDLARLGEMVRCGGAIGDRQIVPEAVASTIVSGVPDGYPHRVRFPAAPPEAPATLSYHDLWWIPNDPYGSFMASGIHGQRLFVSPALDLVIVHYASQIVSPAVPQVPLLQAFLKIGTHLCD, from the coding sequence ATGACAGGCATTCCCTCACTGGCGGATCTTGTGTGGGCGCGGGGATACACCGATCCGTCCTGGGCTCGACGCCACACGACCTCGGGTCGGGAACTCGTTCCGAGCCGCCGTGTCTGGCGGGGCTCCGGCGGCGCGTCCACGCTGCCCGCCGCGCCGGCCGGCGCCCTCGACGGCCTCGCCTTCACCGGCCCGCAGGGGCAGGACGTCACACTCACGGACCTGCTCGCCCGGGCCGAGACCGACGCCCTGCTGGTCATGCACCGCGGCCTGCTCGTGCACGAGGAGTACCTCCACGGGTACGAGCCTCATGTCCCGCACTTCAACGCCTCGGCCGCCAAGTCCTACCTCGGCCTCGTCGCCGCGGTCCTCGCCCACGAAGGGCAGCTCGACCGCGGCACCCAGGTCGCCAAGATCGTCCCCGAGCTCGCCGGTACCGCCTTCGGAGACGCCCAGGTCGACCACCTCCTCCACATGGGCACGCAGATGAGCTACGCGGGCCGCCCGTACGACAAGGCTCTCGAAGCGCAGCGCTACTTCGCCGTCCTCGCCCCCCAACTGCGCCCCTACGGCTACACCGGGCCGGCCACGATCCGCGAACACCTCGCCACCGCCCGGGCGACCGCCGAGCCGGGCATCGACTTCCGCTACGAGAACGGCAACGTCGAGGCGCTCGCCGAGGTCCTGCGCCGCGTCACCGGCACAACCACCTCGTCCCTGCTGTCCGAGATGATCTGGTCCCGCATCGGTGCGGAGGAGGACGCGTACTACCTCCTCGACTCCGAAGGTGCCGAGGCCGCCTGCGGTGGATTCAGCGCTACCGCACGCGACCTGGCCCGGCTGGGCGAGATGGTCCGCTGCGGCGGCGCGATCGGTGACCGCCAGATCGTCCCGGAGGCCGTCGCCTCCACCATCGTCTCCGGCGTTCCGGACGGCTACCCCCACCGCGTGCGCTTCCCCGCCGCACCTCCCGAGGCGCCCGCCACGCTCTCGTACCACGATCTCTGGTGGATCCCGAACGACCCCTACGGCTCCTTCATGGCCAGCGGCATCCACGGCCAGCGCCTCTTCGTCTCCCCCGCCCTCGACCTGGTGATCGTCCACTACGCCTCCCAGATCGTCTCCCCCGCCGTCCCCCAGGTCCCCCTCCTCCAGGCATTCCTCAAGATCGGCACTCACCTCTGCGACTAG
- a CDS encoding acyl-CoA synthetase produces the protein MNFGRYVRRTAGHQPGAEAVVCGPVRLTYAELDDHSDRLATALRALGLNRGDRVATLAGNRAELVVTEVALYKAGLARAPINARLGTTEVAHLLAESDARVLLTDAAHLDTARAAVPGTGVKTVLGYDGPSDLGPGYAETLAGTEPEPVETECDEDDIAVLHFTSGSTGKLKAAVQTYGNRLALMRKSVMSADTRVGPGDRQILAGPVTHASGMPLMGIFFAGGCAIVLPRWDAEEFLATVQRERATHAFVVPTMVNTVLALPNARDYDLSTLRQLIYGAAPMSPARIRAAWDLFGPVLSQGYGCGETTSGVLFLSTEDHRRAIAGEDEELLLSCGRPLAEAEVAIVDDDGQPVADGEIGEIAVRGPDVVPGYHNEPGLTAETFHDGWFLTGDLARRRADGYVFIVDRKKDMIVSGGFNIYAVEVEAVLHQHPAVYEAAVVGVPDEQWGEAVKAVVVTRDGATLAESDLIDFCAEHLARMKKPRSVDFATALPHNPNGKIDRRAIRDRYWAGAERRVN, from the coding sequence ATGAACTTCGGGCGCTACGTACGCCGGACTGCCGGCCATCAACCCGGCGCGGAGGCGGTGGTCTGCGGACCCGTGCGGCTGACGTACGCGGAACTCGACGACCACAGCGACCGGCTCGCCACGGCCCTGCGCGCCCTCGGCCTGAACCGGGGAGACCGTGTGGCGACCCTCGCCGGCAACCGCGCGGAACTGGTCGTCACGGAAGTGGCCCTCTACAAGGCCGGCCTGGCCCGGGCGCCGATCAACGCCAGGCTCGGCACCACCGAGGTGGCCCACCTCCTCGCCGAGTCCGACGCGCGCGTGCTGCTGACGGACGCCGCCCACCTGGACACCGCCCGCGCCGCGGTGCCCGGCACAGGGGTGAAGACCGTCCTCGGCTACGACGGCCCGAGCGATCTCGGCCCGGGCTACGCCGAGACCCTCGCGGGCACCGAGCCGGAACCCGTCGAGACCGAGTGCGACGAGGACGACATCGCCGTCCTGCACTTCACCTCGGGTTCCACCGGCAAGCTCAAGGCGGCGGTCCAGACGTACGGCAACCGGCTCGCCCTGATGCGCAAGTCCGTGATGAGCGCCGACACCCGGGTGGGCCCCGGTGACCGGCAGATCCTGGCCGGGCCGGTCACCCACGCCTCGGGCATGCCGCTGATGGGCATCTTCTTCGCCGGCGGCTGTGCGATCGTGCTGCCCCGCTGGGACGCCGAGGAGTTCCTCGCCACCGTCCAGCGTGAGCGCGCCACCCATGCCTTCGTCGTGCCGACGATGGTCAACACCGTCCTCGCGCTGCCGAACGCCCGCGACTACGACCTCTCCACCCTGCGCCAGCTGATCTACGGCGCCGCGCCGATGTCACCGGCCAGGATCAGGGCCGCCTGGGACCTCTTCGGGCCCGTCCTCTCCCAGGGATACGGGTGCGGCGAGACGACGTCCGGCGTGCTGTTCCTCTCCACGGAGGACCACCGGCGGGCGATCGCGGGCGAGGACGAGGAGCTGCTGCTGTCCTGCGGCCGGCCGCTCGCCGAGGCCGAGGTCGCCATCGTCGACGACGACGGACAGCCCGTCGCCGACGGGGAGATCGGGGAGATCGCCGTCCGCGGCCCCGACGTCGTCCCCGGCTACCACAACGAGCCGGGCCTCACGGCGGAGACCTTCCACGACGGCTGGTTCCTCACCGGCGACCTCGCCCGCCGTCGCGCGGACGGCTACGTCTTCATCGTCGACCGCAAGAAGGACATGATCGTCTCCGGCGGCTTCAACATCTACGCCGTCGAGGTCGAAGCGGTCCTGCACCAGCACCCCGCTGTGTACGAGGCCGCCGTCGTCGGCGTCCCCGACGAACAGTGGGGCGAAGCCGTCAAGGCGGTCGTCGTGACACGCGACGGCGCCACCCTCGCCGAGAGCGACCTCATCGACTTCTGCGCCGAGCACCTGGCCCGCATGAAGAAGCCCCGCTCGGTCGACTTCGCCACCGCCCTCCCCCACAACCCCAACGGCAAGATCGACCGCCGCGCCATCCGCGACCGCTACTGGGCGGGCGCCGAGCGCCGCGTCAACTGA
- a CDS encoding ArsO family NAD(P)H-dependent flavin-containing monooxygenase, with product MTPVVDVVVIGGGQSGLAAGYHLRRLGLDFVILDAQAEPGGAWQHTWDSLHLFSPAAFSSLPGRLMPPQPGETYPDAAHVVSYLTDYEQRYELPVHRPVRVTAVHRDGELLHVDTDSGTWRARAVISATGTWARPFVPAVPGRTEFQGTQLHTVEYRCPRDFAGQRVIVVGGGNSGAQIAADLAHDTELTWVTLREPRYLADDIDGRALFDHATARRRALDEGRTDTGGVTSLGDIVAVPPVRAARDAGMLKAQPMFDRITPTGVVWADGMTSEADAIIWCTGFRPALAHLAPLGLRGPRGHIPTAGTRAIGEPRLHLLGYGDWTGPASATLIGVGRPAREAARQIADLLS from the coding sequence GTGACCCCGGTCGTGGACGTGGTGGTGATCGGCGGCGGCCAGTCCGGGCTCGCCGCCGGCTACCACCTGCGGCGCCTCGGCCTCGACTTCGTCATCCTCGACGCCCAAGCCGAGCCGGGCGGTGCCTGGCAGCACACCTGGGACTCCCTGCACCTGTTCTCCCCAGCCGCTTTCTCCTCGCTGCCGGGAAGGCTCATGCCGCCGCAGCCGGGGGAGACGTACCCGGATGCCGCCCACGTCGTCTCCTACCTGACCGACTACGAGCAACGGTACGAACTCCCCGTCCATCGGCCCGTACGCGTCACCGCCGTCCACCGAGACGGCGAGCTCCTGCACGTCGACACCGACTCCGGAACGTGGCGGGCGCGGGCGGTCATCAGCGCCACCGGCACATGGGCGCGGCCCTTCGTCCCCGCGGTCCCCGGGCGTACGGAGTTCCAGGGCACCCAGCTCCACACCGTGGAGTACCGCTGCCCGCGCGACTTCGCGGGACAGCGGGTGATCGTGGTCGGGGGCGGCAACTCCGGCGCCCAGATCGCCGCCGACCTCGCGCACGACACCGAGCTGACCTGGGTCACCTTGCGCGAACCCCGTTACCTCGCCGACGACATCGACGGCCGCGCCCTCTTCGACCACGCCACCGCCCGCCGCCGCGCCCTCGACGAAGGCCGCACGGACACCGGCGGCGTCACCTCCCTCGGCGACATCGTCGCCGTCCCGCCCGTCCGCGCCGCCCGCGACGCGGGCATGCTCAAGGCCCAGCCGATGTTCGACCGGATCACGCCCACCGGGGTCGTCTGGGCCGACGGCATGACCTCGGAGGCGGACGCGATCATCTGGTGCACCGGCTTCCGCCCCGCCCTCGCCCACCTCGCCCCACTCGGATTGCGCGGGCCCCGCGGCCACATCCCCACGGCCGGCACCCGGGCGATCGGGGAACCCCGCCTCCACCTCCTCGGCTACGGCGACTGGACCGGCCCCGCCTCCGCCACCCTCATCGGCGTCGGCCGCCCGGCACGCGAGGCGGCACGGCAGATCGCGGATCTGCTGAGCTGA
- a CDS encoding TetR/AcrR family transcriptional regulator — MKPAGDRRVRRTRAALRQALVELVLEKGFHAITVEEITEHADVGRATFYAHYRDKEDLLVGIVRDLAEDRDRLLPAVRQAHAEGFTGLPVKYIFEHAEQEKPVYRVVLRGEGDGRALREFTDLIRTHAEAAFRARTEQLGVTPRIPLDVVARAWTGELIGLLTWWVENDTGYSAAEITAHLRDLSVYGRVWATGLAPSDAPGALDLTP, encoded by the coding sequence ATGAAGCCCGCGGGAGATCGCCGCGTCCGCAGGACACGGGCCGCACTGCGCCAGGCCCTGGTCGAACTGGTCCTGGAGAAGGGGTTCCACGCGATCACCGTCGAGGAGATCACCGAGCACGCCGACGTCGGCCGGGCCACCTTCTACGCGCACTACCGCGACAAGGAGGACCTCCTGGTCGGCATCGTCCGCGACCTCGCCGAGGACCGGGACCGCCTCCTGCCGGCGGTCCGGCAGGCGCACGCGGAGGGGTTCACCGGACTGCCGGTGAAGTACATCTTCGAACACGCCGAACAGGAGAAGCCCGTCTACCGGGTCGTCCTGCGGGGCGAGGGCGACGGCCGGGCCCTACGGGAGTTCACGGACCTCATCCGCACCCACGCCGAGGCCGCGTTCCGCGCGCGGACCGAGCAGCTCGGGGTGACACCGCGCATCCCCCTCGACGTCGTCGCCCGGGCGTGGACCGGGGAACTCATCGGCCTGCTCACCTGGTGGGTCGAGAACGACACCGGCTACAGCGCCGCCGAGATCACCGCACACCTGCGCGACCTGTCGGTCTACGGTCGCGTCTGGGCCACCGGGCTGGCCCCGTCCGACGCCCCAGGAGCCCTCGACCTCACTCCCTGA
- a CDS encoding arsenate reductase ArsC has translation MTAPLASVLFVCVHNAGRSQMAAGFFNHLAGDRIEVRSAGSIPGDQVNPAAVEAMAEVGVDISDQKPKVLTTEAVQASDYVITMGCGDACPIFPGKKYLDWALEDPAGQGVEAVRPIRDEIKVLIEGLIAEIDAKQEA, from the coding sequence ATGACCGCTCCGCTCGCCTCCGTGCTCTTCGTCTGCGTCCACAACGCCGGCCGCTCCCAGATGGCCGCCGGATTCTTCAACCACCTGGCCGGCGACCGCATCGAGGTCCGCTCCGCCGGCTCGATCCCGGGCGACCAGGTCAACCCGGCCGCCGTCGAGGCCATGGCCGAGGTCGGCGTCGACATCTCCGACCAGAAGCCGAAGGTCCTCACCACCGAGGCCGTCCAGGCGTCGGACTACGTCATCACCATGGGCTGCGGCGACGCCTGCCCGATCTTCCCCGGCAAGAAGTACCTGGACTGGGCCCTCGAAGACCCGGCCGGCCAGGGTGTCGAGGCCGTCCGTCCCATCCGCGACGAGATCAAGGTCCTCATCGAGGGCCTCATCGCCGAGATCGACGCGAAGCAGGAGGCGTAA
- a CDS encoding aquaporin, protein MTATEPAASAAIATNTSPQPAPGATPPRTPLVARAAAELVGTAALVAIVVGSGIQATDLTDDVALQLLANSTATVFGLGVLIALLGPVSGAHFNPVVTLAEWWTARRGGAGVNARELAVYVPSQIVGAIAGAVLADAMFGEPLVKWSTHDRSAGNLLLGEVVATAGLILLIFGLARTDRLRFAPVAVASYIGAAYWFTSSTSFANPAVTIGRAFTDTFAGIAPGSVPAFIGMQLIGAAVGLALAAVIFMRGRADAE, encoded by the coding sequence GTGACCGCCACCGAGCCCGCTGCGAGCGCCGCCATAGCCACCAACACGTCGCCGCAGCCCGCACCCGGCGCCACCCCGCCCCGTACTCCGCTGGTCGCCCGCGCCGCCGCGGAACTCGTCGGCACCGCCGCCCTGGTCGCGATCGTCGTAGGGTCCGGCATCCAAGCGACCGACCTCACCGACGACGTGGCGCTGCAGCTCCTGGCCAACTCCACCGCCACCGTCTTCGGGCTCGGCGTGCTGATCGCTCTCCTCGGGCCGGTGTCGGGGGCGCACTTCAACCCGGTTGTCACCCTGGCCGAGTGGTGGACCGCCCGACGCGGAGGCGCGGGGGTGAACGCCCGAGAGCTCGCCGTCTACGTCCCTTCCCAGATCGTCGGCGCGATCGCGGGTGCCGTGCTCGCGGATGCGATGTTCGGCGAGCCGCTGGTGAAGTGGTCGACGCACGATCGCTCCGCCGGGAACCTGCTCCTCGGCGAGGTCGTGGCCACCGCCGGCCTGATCCTGCTGATCTTCGGCCTGGCCCGTACCGACCGACTCCGCTTCGCGCCCGTGGCCGTCGCCTCGTACATCGGCGCGGCCTACTGGTTCACCTCGTCGACCTCGTTCGCGAACCCGGCGGTGACCATCGGCCGCGCGTTCACCGACACCTTCGCAGGCATCGCCCCCGGCTCCGTCCCGGCGTTCATCGGCATGCAGCTGATCGGCGCGGCCGTGGGCCTGGCTCTGGCCGCGGTGATCTTCATGCGCGGCAGGGCGGACGCGGAGTGA
- a CDS encoding ArsR/SmtB family transcription factor has protein sequence MMTSVDTDLIRVLGDPLRLQIVTLLARETLCTTHLVEETGAKQTNLSNHLRVLREAGVVETEPCGRFTYYRLKPDVIEQLAGQFAALAQTARLTAEANFKRSCP, from the coding sequence ATGATGACGTCAGTCGATACTGATCTGATCCGGGTTCTGGGTGATCCCCTGCGCCTCCAGATCGTGACCCTGCTCGCCCGCGAGACGCTGTGCACCACCCACCTCGTGGAGGAGACCGGTGCCAAGCAGACCAACCTCTCCAACCATCTGAGAGTGCTGCGCGAGGCGGGAGTGGTGGAGACCGAGCCGTGCGGCAGGTTCACCTACTACCGGCTCAAGCCGGACGTCATCGAGCAGCTCGCCGGGCAGTTCGCCGCCCTTGCGCAGACCGCGCGCCTGACCGCAGAGGCGAACTTCAAGCGCTCCTGCCCCTGA
- a CDS encoding MFS transporter — protein MAPRTATQPRPVAAPAPDRRRAWLITAMIVAFMVINFADKSVLGLAAVPIMEELDLSNSTYGLISSSFFFLFSVSGLLVGFLSTRISSRVLLFVMTVVWAVAQLPVLVVASVPTLMAGRILLGAAEGPAASMSMHALYKWFPPERRALPSALQIGGAALGTLIAAPLVTWLIDGFGWRSAYAVLAVVSACWAVLWWRVGHDGPYDHKHTATGSSGLRLPYRKILLTGTVLGSIASAFGAAWALSLSHAWLPAYLRTQLDMSAAASATAISVISGFGLVLLLSVSPFVDALKSRGVSSRWSSGAAQSIAVCVAGCAMATFPFVDPTGPRLVLIGLAFGGIAIAIPLHYMTTAEIVPPAQRGAVFGIVAGIGTLPGLVAPFLTGHLIDAADTQAAGYTTAFLVAGAVMLMAGAFALAAIHPERDARRLGIDAGPQP, from the coding sequence ATGGCACCCCGTACCGCCACACAGCCCCGGCCCGTCGCCGCCCCAGCACCCGACCGCCGCAGAGCCTGGCTGATCACGGCGATGATCGTGGCCTTCATGGTCATCAACTTCGCCGACAAGTCGGTCCTCGGCCTCGCCGCCGTTCCGATCATGGAAGAACTCGACCTCAGCAACAGCACCTACGGCCTGATCTCCAGCTCTTTCTTCTTCCTGTTCAGCGTCTCCGGACTCCTCGTCGGATTTCTCTCCACCCGGATCTCCAGCCGGGTCCTGCTGTTCGTCATGACCGTGGTGTGGGCCGTGGCCCAGCTCCCGGTCCTCGTGGTGGCCTCGGTCCCCACCCTGATGGCCGGCCGCATCCTGCTCGGTGCCGCCGAGGGACCGGCGGCATCCATGTCGATGCACGCCCTGTACAAGTGGTTTCCCCCGGAGCGCCGCGCCCTGCCCTCGGCCCTCCAGATCGGCGGCGCGGCCCTGGGCACGCTGATCGCGGCACCCCTGGTCACCTGGCTGATCGACGGCTTCGGCTGGCGCTCGGCCTACGCCGTCCTCGCGGTCGTCAGCGCCTGCTGGGCGGTGCTGTGGTGGCGCGTGGGCCACGACGGCCCGTACGACCACAAGCACACGGCCACCGGATCCAGCGGGCTCCGGCTGCCGTACCGCAAGATCCTGCTGACCGGCACCGTACTCGGCAGCATCGCCAGCGCCTTCGGAGCGGCGTGGGCACTGTCCCTCAGCCACGCCTGGCTGCCCGCCTATCTCAGGACGCAGCTGGACATGTCGGCGGCGGCCTCCGCGACCGCCATCAGCGTCATCTCCGGCTTCGGACTGGTGCTGCTCCTGTCGGTGTCCCCGTTCGTCGACGCGCTGAAATCCCGTGGCGTGAGCAGCCGTTGGTCCAGCGGCGCGGCACAGAGCATCGCCGTGTGCGTGGCCGGGTGCGCGATGGCGACGTTCCCGTTCGTCGACCCGACCGGTCCGCGGCTCGTGCTGATCGGGCTGGCCTTCGGCGGCATCGCGATCGCCATTCCCCTCCACTACATGACGACCGCCGAGATCGTCCCTCCTGCCCAGCGCGGCGCCGTCTTCGGCATCGTCGCGGGTATCGGAACCCTGCCGGGTCTCGTGGCGCCGTTCCTGACCGGCCACCTCATCGACGCGGCCGACACCCAGGCCGCCGGCTACACCACCGCCTTCCTCGTCGCCGGAGCCGTGATGCTCATGGCCGGCGCCTTCGCCCTGGCGGCCATCCACCCGGAGCGGGATGCTCGACGGCTGGGGATCGACGCCGGGCCCCAGCCCTGA